A window of Pseudomonadota bacterium contains these coding sequences:
- a CDS encoding SEL1-like repeat protein, whose translation MKKLFLAVLLVTVPLSALAETESLTKYRALAKQGDANAEFNIGLIYYEGRSASEEGIWVEAIGESIRQGSRGSILDTEWLADKIWDKVVGKKSPDPIEQAEQAWAKMDSSKKRAAQRDSGLKALRDKIQRKNYKNAAKWFGLAAKHGDAEGQYYFGVLYNRGEGVKKNDATAVQWYKKAAEQGNLNAQSLLGDSYVFGVGVEENDQTAAEWYRLAAAQGDPVAQQLLECLEPIVADSSSGAFLHSNQMKGHGGPLTGCTWDRKNFGGSPIFTSYLNGNIHGIRTQWTGGPRFQRKWRKYTEANYVDGQKEGLSSMWKYGNGQKWFEVNYVNGKREGLKTWWHEDGSKHSEVSFVNGKEEGLFVSWYESGTKKQEANYVNGRIKGPVTTWYENGNKSAVKNMDGGLADGLQTRWYENGEKQSEGMIKKSTGLRDGPWTEYYQTGQKKSEENHLQRARPELGYLKEWGRVYWTQWYESGGKKAEGLYIRYRPPYMKNSRGQRFANYRQGHWTDWDIEDNATESCYDRGRKLSDLSRCPRPQSVSDKLNNIVAFILGTARLADDASGFSGNPGDRGVDLGMGKGNPSIVIPDADFLNAATAEADELTFSIWVKNYEIVNSSVFWVASPSGGKSKRGFQAHIPWGNNAIVFDTAGCCNANTQRIEASIASFPGYSGDVKWWNQWHHFVFTKKGSHKEIWIDGQLFLAGKNTKPLPSDFTEIWLGAKRLGMENHMHGMLDDYSVFATALGEADIRALARGDSPTTLAASTRILAYWDFNELNTTDTPYQTNRVVVKDNSRNTHKRPDTSSTYNLYGNPKNPGYPSLDPESGVLTLTPVDAYGASAVALMKEPTTTPFVLTFEFNIWDDDGGTSWGKRYNSANGISVIFAKDDSAYTTTVPPAGSAMGFIED comes from the coding sequence GTGAAAAAGCTTTTTCTGGCTGTATTGCTTGTAACAGTTCCGTTGTCGGCGCTCGCGGAAACGGAATCCTTGACGAAATATCGTGCTCTGGCGAAACAGGGTGACGCCAACGCGGAATTCAACATCGGTCTGATTTACTACGAGGGCAGAAGCGCTTCTGAGGAAGGGATCTGGGTCGAGGCCATTGGTGAATCAATTCGCCAGGGTTCCCGCGGGTCGATTTTGGATACTGAGTGGCTTGCCGATAAGATTTGGGACAAAGTAGTTGGCAAAAAGTCCCCGGATCCAATTGAACAGGCTGAGCAGGCCTGGGCCAAAATGGACAGTTCGAAAAAACGAGCTGCCCAACGTGATTCGGGACTGAAAGCGTTGCGGGACAAGATCCAGCGCAAAAATTACAAGAACGCGGCGAAGTGGTTCGGCCTGGCTGCGAAACATGGAGACGCCGAGGGGCAATATTACTTCGGTGTTCTGTACAACCGGGGAGAAGGCGTCAAGAAAAACGACGCTACAGCCGTTCAGTGGTACAAGAAAGCGGCCGAGCAGGGCAACCTCAATGCACAATCGTTGCTTGGTGACAGCTACGTGTTTGGTGTGGGTGTCGAGGAAAACGACCAAACTGCCGCTGAGTGGTATCGGTTGGCCGCCGCGCAAGGAGACCCCGTAGCGCAGCAACTACTGGAGTGCCTGGAGCCAATCGTGGCGGACTCGTCAAGTGGTGCATTTCTACACAGTAATCAAATGAAAGGGCATGGCGGGCCATTGACCGGCTGTACCTGGGACCGAAAGAACTTCGGGGGTTCTCCGATATTCACGAGCTACCTGAACGGAAACATACATGGCATCAGGACCCAATGGACTGGTGGGCCGAGATTCCAAAGGAAATGGAGAAAATATACCGAGGCAAACTATGTTGATGGGCAGAAAGAGGGCCTTTCTTCCATGTGGAAGTATGGAAACGGACAAAAATGGTTTGAAGTTAACTATGTTAATGGAAAGCGAGAGGGTCTGAAAACATGGTGGCACGAAGACGGGTCGAAACACAGTGAAGTCAGTTTCGTCAATGGGAAAGAAGAAGGGCTTTTCGTAAGTTGGTACGAGAGCGGGACCAAGAAGCAGGAGGCGAATTACGTCAATGGAAGGATCAAGGGTCCAGTGACCACTTGGTACGAAAACGGGAACAAATCCGCGGTGAAAAACATGGATGGAGGCCTTGCAGACGGGCTCCAGACCCGCTGGTACGAAAACGGCGAAAAGCAGTCGGAGGGCATGATCAAAAAAAGTACTGGCCTCAGGGATGGTCCCTGGACCGAGTACTATCAGACCGGGCAAAAGAAATCTGAGGAAAACCACCTGCAGCGGGCTCGGCCGGAGCTCGGCTATTTGAAGGAATGGGGACGCGTCTACTGGACCCAGTGGTATGAAAGCGGCGGCAAAAAAGCGGAAGGATTATACATACGCTACAGACCGCCTTACATGAAGAACTCGCGAGGCCAGCGGTTTGCAAACTATCGCCAGGGGCACTGGACTGACTGGGACATCGAGGACAACGCGACGGAAAGCTGTTACGACCGGGGCAGAAAACTCAGCGACCTCAGCCGGTGCCCGCGCCCTCAGTCGGTTTCGGACAAGCTCAATAATATCGTGGCATTTATTCTGGGCACCGCTCGACTCGCCGACGACGCCAGTGGTTTCTCGGGTAACCCAGGTGATCGTGGGGTAGACCTGGGCATGGGCAAGGGCAATCCGTCGATTGTGATTCCGGACGCCGATTTCCTGAACGCGGCGACCGCAGAAGCAGACGAGCTGACGTTTTCGATCTGGGTAAAAAATTACGAGATCGTCAACAGTTCCGTGTTTTGGGTAGCTTCACCCTCCGGCGGCAAGTCAAAGCGTGGTTTTCAAGCGCACATTCCCTGGGGAAATAACGCTATCGTTTTCGACACTGCGGGTTGCTGCAATGCCAACACCCAGCGTATCGAAGCCAGCATCGCATCATTTCCCGGTTACTCCGGTGACGTCAAGTGGTGGAACCAATGGCATCATTTTGTTTTTACAAAGAAGGGTTCGCACAAGGAAATCTGGATCGATGGGCAACTGTTCCTCGCCGGGAAGAACACGAAACCGTTGCCAAGCGATTTTACGGAAATCTGGCTTGGCGCCAAAAGGCTGGGAATGGAAAACCACATGCACGGCATGCTGGATGACTACTCAGTGTTCGCGACTGCGCTTGGCGAAGCCGACATTCGAGCGCTGGCCAGAGGCGACTCGCCAACCACGTTGGCGGCGAGCACCCGAATTCTGGCGTATTGGGATTTCAATGAGCTAAATACGACAGACACGCCCTACCAAACCAACCGAGTCGTCGTCAAAGACAACTCCAGGAATACACACAAGAGACCCGATACTTCGTCTACATACAATCTGTACGGCAATCCCAAGAACCCGGGTTACCCGTCGCTTGATCCTGAGTCCGGTGTCCTCACCCTGACTCCGGTCGATGCGTACGGCGCATCGGCTGTTGCCCTCATGAAAGAGCCAACAACAACGCCATTTGTTCTCACGTTTGAGTTCAATATTTGGGACGATGACGGGGGTACGAGCTGGGGGAAACGCTATAATTCTGCCAACGGAATCAGTGTGATTTTCGCCAAGGACGATTCAGCCTACACAACGACAGTCCCTCCGGCTGGATCGGCGATGGGATTCATCGAGGAC
- a CDS encoding ribosome maturation factor RimP: protein MGYELIDIDLDLGGTGLLRLFIDGPDGVGLDDCTKVSHQVSALLDVEDPIPGHYTLEVSSPGLNRILRTADHFRQFTGKRVKVRMERAVDGRKRIIGRLLGLDEEQVLVVMADHEYRLPIEDIKRARLAPEL, encoded by the coding sequence ATGGGCTACGAGTTGATCGATATCGATCTGGATCTGGGCGGCACTGGCCTGCTCAGGTTGTTTATCGATGGCCCGGATGGCGTCGGCCTGGATGACTGCACGAAAGTCAGCCACCAGGTCAGTGCATTGCTCGACGTGGAAGACCCGATTCCCGGGCACTACACGCTCGAAGTGTCGTCGCCGGGCTTGAACCGGATTTTGCGGACTGCGGATCACTTTCGGCAGTTCACCGGCAAACGCGTCAAGGTTCGCATGGAGCGCGCCGTTGACGGGCGAAAAAGGATTATTGGCCGGTTGCTGGGTCTCGATGAGGAACAGGTACTGGTAGTGATGGCAGACCATGAATACCGGCTGCCGATTGAGGATATCAAGAGGGCGCGGCTGGCGCCGGAGTTGTGA
- the nusA gene encoding transcription termination/antitermination protein NusA: MHKEILLVVDAVSNEKDIDKEIIFEAIEAALASATRKTHKDDIDVRVAIDRQTGDYETFQRWLVFADDSTELEIPDHELRMIDAVDIDPDAQPGEYVEVPMESVDFGRIGAQTAKQVIVQKVREAERKQVFEEYQERVGELLSGMVKRVDRNGAYVDLGGNAEAFIPREHLIPREPLRNNERVKGLLREVREEIRGPQLFLTRTSSEFLLAMFKLEVPEVGQGLVEILGAARDPGLRAKIAVKSNDNRIDPVGACVGMRGSRVQAVSNELAGERVDIILWNEDPAQFVVNAMSPAEVLSIVVDEDKHSMDISVDAEKLSQAIGRGGQNIRLASELTGWELNVMDEADAQTKTEEEAKELTNMFMEQLDVDEDVAIILVQEGFSSVEEIAYVPNSELLGIEEFNETIVTELRNRARDVLLTQAIVNEERLDEVEPAADLLELEDMDKALAFQLASHGVITREDLAEQAVLDLEDVEGLDEERAARLIMAARAHWFENEEST, from the coding sequence ATGCACAAGGAAATTCTGCTTGTTGTCGATGCTGTTTCCAATGAAAAAGACATCGACAAGGAAATTATTTTCGAGGCGATTGAAGCAGCGCTCGCCTCGGCGACACGCAAGACCCACAAGGACGATATTGACGTTCGGGTCGCGATCGACCGCCAGACCGGTGACTACGAGACCTTCCAGCGCTGGCTGGTGTTCGCGGACGACTCGACCGAGCTGGAAATACCGGATCACGAACTGCGCATGATCGACGCCGTTGACATCGATCCGGACGCCCAGCCGGGCGAATATGTCGAAGTGCCGATGGAGTCGGTCGATTTCGGGCGCATTGGCGCCCAGACCGCCAAACAGGTCATCGTCCAGAAAGTCCGCGAAGCAGAACGTAAACAGGTCTTCGAAGAATACCAGGAACGGGTTGGCGAGTTGCTCAGCGGCATGGTCAAGCGCGTCGATCGTAATGGCGCCTATGTTGATTTAGGCGGCAATGCGGAGGCGTTTATTCCACGCGAGCACCTGATTCCGCGCGAGCCCCTGCGTAATAATGAACGGGTCAAGGGCCTGTTGCGTGAGGTTCGTGAAGAAATCCGCGGACCACAACTGTTTCTGACCCGAACATCTTCTGAGTTTTTGCTCGCAATGTTCAAATTGGAAGTGCCCGAGGTCGGGCAGGGCCTGGTCGAGATTCTGGGGGCCGCGCGCGATCCGGGACTGCGCGCGAAGATTGCCGTGAAAAGCAATGACAACCGGATTGACCCGGTCGGCGCCTGCGTGGGTATGCGCGGGTCCAGGGTGCAGGCGGTATCCAATGAGCTGGCTGGCGAACGAGTCGATATCATTCTGTGGAACGAGGACCCGGCGCAGTTCGTGGTCAATGCGATGTCGCCGGCCGAGGTGCTTTCCATCGTGGTCGACGAAGATAAACACAGCATGGACATATCGGTCGATGCCGAAAAACTCTCCCAGGCCATCGGCCGGGGCGGGCAAAATATTCGGCTGGCCAGCGAGTTAACCGGCTGGGAACTGAACGTAATGGATGAGGCGGATGCCCAGACCAAGACAGAGGAAGAAGCCAAAGAACTGACCAACATGTTCATGGAACAGCTCGATGTCGATGAAGACGTCGCAATCATCCTGGTCCAGGAAGGGTTTTCTTCGGTCGAAGAGATAGCCTATGTGCCTAACTCTGAATTGCTCGGTATCGAGGAGTTCAACGAGACCATTGTCACCGAGTTGAGGAACCGGGCGAGGGACGTACTGCTGACCCAGGCAATTGTCAACGAAGAACGCCTGGATGAAGTTGAGCCCGCGGCTGACTTGCTGGAACTGGAAGATATGGACAAAGCGCTGGCATTTCAGCTGGCCAGCCATGGGGTCATAACCCGTGAAGACCTGGCCGAGCAGGCGGTGCTGGATCTGGAGGACGTCGAGGGTCTGGATGAAGAGCGGGCGGCCAGGCTGATCATGGCGGCACGAGCCCATTGGTTTGAGAACGAAGAGAGTACCTGA
- the infB gene encoding translation initiation factor IF-2 — protein sequence MSDVTVSQFAEVLKVPVDRLLVQLEKAGIEVAGADDSISDESKMELLTFLRRSHGQFGDDAAMGPRKISLKRKSHTELRLPGAQGRARTVSVEVRRKRTYVKRDDLEKEAKARQAELESIRAEELAEKKRQDEEIRAKAESREEQRNRQEQEEKERIEDERSKKEADIDRRVDEESKRQQEARETERQEKEKKHREHAARAERDRKRSRTKYGREELHIGSISARRKRKPQRRRPSHINVDQKHGFEMPTEPVVREVKVPETIAVGELGKLMAIKSGDLIKALMGMGVMATINQVLDQDTALLLVEELGHKAISVSEDHAEEKLVEAAGESEAKELPRAPVVTVMGHVDHGKTSLLDYIRKSRVAAGEAGGITQHIGAYSVETEKGTITFLDTPGHEAFTAMRARGARATDIVILVVAADDGVMPQTIEAIQHAKVAGVPLVVAVNKIDKPEADLEKVRSELSQHEVISEEWGGEHLFANVSATSGEGVDKLLDIILLQAEVLELQARREGPAAGVVIESSLERGRGPVATVLVRKGTLRCGDVLLAGQELGRVRAMFDNAGKAISEAGPSMPVEVLGLSGTPAAGDDVLVVSSERKAREIADLRRNRSRDLDLASQQAARLDDVFSQMEAGLVSSVQILIKADVHGSAEAIRDALGKLPSDEVKVKIIASTVGGITESDVHLAAASDAIILGFNVRADGAARKTIQEMGVDVRYYSVIYEAIDDVKAALSGLLSPEIREQIVGLAEVREVFKSPSFGQIAGCLVTEGAVRRNNPIRVLRDNVVIYEGELESLRRFKDDANEVRSGTECGIGVRNYNDVKVGDQIECYERVEIARTLD from the coding sequence ATGTCTGATGTGACTGTTAGCCAATTTGCCGAAGTACTGAAGGTACCGGTCGACCGTTTGCTGGTTCAGCTTGAGAAAGCCGGCATTGAGGTCGCCGGTGCGGATGACAGTATCTCGGATGAATCGAAAATGGAACTGTTGACGTTTTTGCGCAGGAGTCACGGTCAGTTTGGTGACGATGCGGCAATGGGTCCGAGAAAAATTTCATTGAAACGCAAGTCGCACACCGAACTGAGGTTGCCAGGCGCGCAAGGCAGAGCCCGTACGGTCAGCGTTGAAGTCAGGCGCAAGCGAACATACGTCAAGCGTGACGATCTCGAAAAAGAAGCCAAAGCGCGGCAGGCAGAGCTGGAAAGCATTCGCGCCGAGGAGCTGGCCGAGAAAAAACGCCAGGACGAGGAAATCCGCGCCAAGGCTGAGTCTCGTGAAGAGCAGCGCAATCGGCAAGAGCAAGAAGAAAAAGAACGCATCGAGGACGAGCGATCCAAAAAAGAAGCCGATATCGACCGCCGGGTGGATGAAGAATCCAAGAGACAGCAGGAAGCCCGCGAGACAGAGCGTCAGGAGAAAGAAAAGAAACACCGCGAACATGCCGCCCGCGCCGAGCGCGACCGCAAACGCAGCCGGACCAAGTATGGCCGCGAGGAACTGCATATTGGTTCGATCAGCGCCCGGCGCAAACGCAAGCCGCAGCGACGCCGGCCCAGCCATATCAACGTCGACCAGAAGCACGGGTTCGAAATGCCAACCGAGCCCGTGGTTCGCGAGGTCAAGGTGCCGGAGACCATTGCGGTCGGCGAGCTGGGCAAACTGATGGCGATCAAATCCGGCGATTTGATCAAGGCGCTGATGGGCATGGGTGTTATGGCTACGATCAACCAGGTACTGGATCAGGACACTGCCTTGCTGCTGGTTGAGGAACTGGGGCACAAGGCAATTTCTGTCAGTGAAGATCACGCTGAGGAGAAGCTCGTTGAGGCGGCCGGCGAAAGTGAAGCCAAGGAGCTACCGCGCGCGCCGGTGGTCACCGTCATGGGTCACGTCGACCATGGCAAAACTTCACTACTCGACTACATTCGCAAGAGCCGGGTCGCTGCCGGCGAAGCCGGCGGCATTACGCAGCACATTGGCGCCTACAGCGTGGAGACGGAGAAAGGAACGATCACTTTCCTGGATACGCCGGGTCATGAAGCGTTTACCGCGATGCGCGCACGCGGTGCGCGGGCGACCGATATCGTGATCCTCGTCGTTGCTGCGGATGATGGCGTGATGCCGCAGACCATAGAAGCCATTCAGCACGCCAAAGTTGCGGGAGTTCCGCTGGTAGTGGCGGTAAACAAGATTGACAAACCGGAAGCGGATCTCGAGAAAGTCCGCAGCGAACTTTCGCAACACGAAGTGATATCGGAAGAATGGGGCGGCGAACACCTGTTTGCCAATGTGTCGGCCACCAGCGGCGAAGGTGTGGATAAGTTGCTGGACATCATCCTGCTCCAGGCGGAGGTTCTGGAACTGCAGGCCCGGCGCGAGGGTCCGGCGGCCGGTGTGGTCATTGAATCCAGCCTGGAAAGAGGCCGTGGCCCGGTGGCGACAGTGCTGGTCAGGAAAGGCACACTGCGTTGCGGCGACGTACTTCTGGCGGGCCAGGAGTTGGGGCGCGTCCGCGCCATGTTCGATAATGCCGGCAAGGCGATAAGCGAAGCGGGTCCATCGATGCCTGTCGAAGTCCTGGGATTGTCGGGCACGCCGGCGGCGGGCGATGACGTGCTCGTGGTCAGCAGTGAACGCAAGGCAAGGGAAATTGCCGACCTGCGCCGCAACCGGAGCCGGGATCTCGATCTGGCCAGCCAGCAGGCTGCTCGTCTGGATGACGTATTCTCGCAAATGGAAGCCGGGCTGGTCAGTTCGGTTCAGATACTGATCAAGGCGGATGTCCACGGCAGTGCCGAAGCGATACGCGATGCCTTGGGCAAACTTCCCAGCGATGAAGTCAAGGTCAAGATTATCGCCTCGACCGTCGGTGGTATTACCGAATCGGATGTCCACCTGGCGGCCGCGTCCGACGCGATCATTCTCGGGTTCAATGTCCGCGCCGATGGCGCCGCACGCAAGACGATCCAGGAAATGGGCGTCGATGTTCGGTATTACAGTGTCATCTACGAAGCGATCGATGACGTAAAGGCGGCGCTCAGTGGCTTGTTGAGTCCGGAAATCCGGGAGCAGATCGTTGGGCTGGCGGAGGTCAGGGAAGTCTTCAAATCACCAAGCTTTGGCCAGATCGCAGGTTGCCTGGTCACCGAGGGCGCCGTCAGGCGCAACAACCCGATTCGCGTGCTTCGCGACAACGTAGTGATCTATGAGGGAGAACTGGAGTCGTTGAGGCGCTTCAAGGACGACGCCAATGAGGTTCGCTCGGGTACTGAGTGCGGCATCGGCGTGCGCAATTACAACGACGTCAAGGTTGGTGACCAAATCGAGTGTTACGAACGGGTCGAGATAGCCCGGACGCTGGATTGA
- the rbfA gene encoding 30S ribosome-binding factor RbfA: MPREFSRTKRVSEQVRRLLNQLILTELKDPRAASVTVTECDVSRDLSHATVFFSLLDPDSDPEPTAKALKGAAGFLRSQLRKAMDTRQVPALKFVHDQSVASGVRISALIDEAVSKDKSRTQDNEHE, encoded by the coding sequence ATGCCAAGAGAGTTTTCACGTACAAAAAGAGTCTCGGAGCAGGTAAGGCGTTTGCTCAACCAGCTGATCCTGACCGAGCTGAAGGATCCTCGTGCTGCCTCGGTCACCGTGACCGAGTGTGATGTCTCGAGGGACCTGTCGCATGCGACCGTGTTTTTCAGTCTGCTGGACCCGGATTCAGACCCGGAACCGACGGCAAAGGCGCTCAAGGGGGCTGCGGGCTTTTTGCGCAGCCAGCTGCGCAAGGCGATGGATACCAGGCAAGTGCCGGCGCTCAAGTTCGTCCACGATCAGTCGGTGGCGAGCGGGGTCCGGATCAGTGCATTGATTGACGAAGCGGTGAGCAAGGACAAGTCTCGCACGCAGGACAACGAACATGAGTAG
- the truB gene encoding tRNA pseudouridine(55) synthase TruB has translation MSRLRGRRQKGRAIDGILLLDKPIGLTSNQALQRVKRLFDARKAGHTGSLDPLASGLLPICLGQATKVSGFLLNASKRYQVTARLGQRKDTGDADGRVVEEEPVPALDNDAVKRVLAQFAGLQKQVPPMYSAIKHQGQRLYKLARKGIEIERQAREIEIYGLELLSLEDDALELDVACSKGTYIRTLIEDIAQALGTVAHVIALRRLSVGPYAEGRMYKLEELEALAEQGMERLDDILLPVDSALGHWPSVELGADSAYYLMQGQAVMAPGAPRSGKVRLYDESHGFLGIGEVKLDGRVAPTRLFPR, from the coding sequence ATGAGTAGGCTGCGCGGCCGCAGACAAAAAGGCCGGGCGATCGACGGTATATTGTTGCTGGACAAGCCGATCGGCCTGACTTCGAACCAGGCATTGCAGCGGGTCAAGCGCCTGTTTGACGCGAGAAAGGCGGGGCATACCGGGAGCCTTGATCCGCTGGCCAGTGGACTGTTGCCGATATGCCTTGGCCAGGCGACCAAGGTATCCGGGTTCCTGCTCAATGCCAGCAAGCGATACCAGGTTACTGCCCGGCTTGGGCAGCGTAAAGATACCGGCGATGCCGATGGCCGGGTCGTCGAGGAAGAGCCGGTACCGGCCCTGGACAATGACGCCGTCAAGCGGGTTCTTGCGCAGTTTGCAGGATTGCAGAAACAGGTGCCGCCGATGTATTCGGCGATAAAACACCAGGGCCAGCGCTTGTACAAACTGGCGCGCAAGGGCATAGAAATAGAGCGTCAGGCACGTGAAATCGAGATCTACGGACTCGAGTTGCTCAGCCTCGAAGACGATGCCCTGGAACTGGACGTGGCGTGCTCAAAAGGAACCTACATCCGGACATTGATCGAAGACATTGCCCAGGCGCTGGGCACGGTGGCTCATGTCATCGCGCTGAGGAGACTGAGCGTTGGCCCATATGCCGAGGGGCGTATGTATAAGCTGGAGGAGCTTGAGGCTCTGGCAGAGCAGGGTATGGAACGGCTGGATGACATTTTACTGCCGGTGGACAGTGCGCTCGGCCACTGGCCGTCCGTCGAACTGGGTGCAGACAGCGCCTATTACCTGATGCAGGGGCAGGCGGTGATGGCGCCCGGTGCCCCGCGTAGTGGAAAAGTGCGGCTTTACGATGAAAGCCATGGTTTTCTGGGAATTGGCGAAGTAAAACTGGATGGGCGGGTGGCTCCCACGCGGCTGTTTCCACGTTGA
- the rpsO gene encoding 30S ribosomal protein S15, which translates to MPLSTEQKSEVIAEFKRGDLDTGSAEVQVALLTKRITELSDHFAGHKKDHHSRRGLLRMVNQRRKLLDYLKSNDLERYRALIAKLGLRR; encoded by the coding sequence ATGCCTCTTTCAACAGAGCAGAAAAGCGAAGTAATTGCCGAATTCAAACGGGGAGATCTTGATACCGGGTCTGCCGAGGTGCAGGTTGCCCTGCTCACCAAGCGGATCACCGAGCTAAGCGATCATTTTGCCGGACACAAGAAAGACCACCATTCAAGGCGTGGATTACTGCGCATGGTTAACCAGCGCCGCAAGTTGCTGGATTATCTCAAGAGCAATGACCTGGAACGTTACCGGGCACTTATTGCCAAACTTGGGTTGCGCAGATAG
- the pnp gene encoding polyribonucleotide nucleotidyltransferase, whose translation MKSIKKSFQYGEHEVTIETGEIARQTDGAVLVSVADTVVLVTAVGRKEAAAGREFFPLTVNYQEKTYAAGRIPGGFFKREGRPSEKETLTCRLIDRPIRPLFPKGFYNEVQVVATVVSVNPDVDPDIPAILGASAALALSGMPFAGPIGGARVGYINGEYVLNPSMSQLTESKLDLVVAGTERAVLMVESEADCLDEEVMLGAVMFGHEQMQTAIKAIAELAAEAGKPAWDWQPAEKDEELAKAVAELASEKLAAAYQVTEKQARYSQVGEIRDAVVEGLSDGDDARWDAGDVAGEFKSLESKVVRSRVLAGEARIDGRDTTTVRPIHVRVGVLPRTHGSALFTRGETQAIVVTTLGTGRDAQIIDALEGERRERFMLQYNFPPYCVGETGFMGSPKRREIGHGRLAKRGIMAVMPDLDEFPYVIRVVSEITESNGSSSMASVCGTSLSLMDAGVPVKAPVAGVAMGLIKEGDKYVVLTDILGDEDHLGDMDFKVAGTTDGITALQMDIKIDGITRDIMEGALAQAKDGRLHILGEMAKVIDQPRKEMSEWAPSIITMHIDPEKIRDVIGKGGSVIRQITEETGATIDIENDGTIKIASVEGLSGQEARRRIELITAEVEVGKIYDGKVARLMDFGAFVTILPGKDGLVHISQISEERVEKVSDKLSEGDNIRVKVLEVDRQGRVRLSMRNLDAE comes from the coding sequence GTGAAAAGTATTAAGAAGAGTTTTCAGTATGGTGAGCATGAAGTCACCATCGAAACAGGCGAGATAGCGCGTCAAACGGATGGCGCGGTCCTGGTCAGTGTCGCGGATACCGTAGTCCTGGTAACCGCTGTTGGCCGGAAGGAAGCTGCAGCAGGCAGGGAGTTCTTTCCGTTGACAGTCAACTATCAGGAAAAAACCTACGCGGCCGGCCGGATACCCGGTGGCTTTTTCAAGCGCGAAGGGCGGCCCAGCGAGAAAGAAACGCTGACTTGCAGGCTCATTGACCGGCCGATACGTCCGCTGTTTCCCAAAGGTTTTTACAACGAAGTTCAGGTCGTCGCGACCGTCGTTTCGGTCAACCCCGATGTGGATCCCGATATCCCGGCCATTCTGGGAGCGTCGGCGGCACTGGCGTTGTCCGGTATGCCGTTCGCTGGTCCGATCGGTGGCGCACGGGTCGGATATATTAACGGCGAGTACGTGCTCAATCCCTCGATGAGCCAGTTGACCGAATCCAAACTGGACCTGGTCGTAGCGGGTACCGAGCGTGCCGTGCTAATGGTCGAATCGGAAGCGGATTGTCTAGACGAAGAGGTGATGCTCGGCGCAGTAATGTTCGGGCATGAGCAAATGCAGACGGCGATCAAGGCGATTGCAGAACTTGCGGCCGAAGCCGGCAAACCTGCCTGGGACTGGCAGCCGGCGGAAAAAGACGAAGAACTGGCAAAAGCGGTGGCCGAACTGGCGAGCGAAAAACTGGCGGCCGCGTACCAGGTTACCGAAAAGCAGGCGCGGTATTCGCAGGTAGGTGAAATCCGGGATGCCGTGGTCGAGGGACTGAGCGACGGCGATGACGCACGCTGGGATGCAGGAGATGTCGCAGGCGAGTTCAAATCGCTGGAGAGCAAGGTCGTACGCTCACGCGTCCTGGCTGGAGAGGCCAGGATAGACGGACGCGATACGACGACTGTCCGGCCGATCCATGTCCGGGTCGGTGTGTTGCCGCGAACCCATGGTTCAGCGTTGTTCACCCGCGGTGAGACGCAGGCAATCGTGGTGACCACGCTGGGGACCGGACGCGATGCGCAAATCATCGACGCGCTCGAAGGCGAGCGTCGCGAACGCTTCATGCTGCAGTACAATTTCCCGCCGTATTGTGTCGGTGAAACCGGTTTTATGGGCTCGCCAAAACGACGCGAGATTGGCCACGGCCGGCTTGCCAAGCGCGGAATTATGGCGGTCATGCCCGATCTGGATGAATTTCCGTATGTGATTCGCGTGGTATCGGAGATCACCGAGTCAAACGGCTCCAGTTCCATGGCTTCCGTTTGCGGCACCAGCCTGTCGCTGATGGACGCCGGTGTGCCGGTCAAGGCGCCGGTTGCCGGTGTTGCCATGGGACTGATCAAGGAAGGGGATAAATACGTCGTGCTGACCGATATTCTCGGCGACGAAGATCACCTGGGCGACATGGATTTCAAGGTAGCGGGTACCACGGATGGGATAACCGCTTTGCAAATGGACATCAAGATCGACGGGATTACCCGGGACATCATGGAAGGCGCATTGGCCCAGGCCAAAGATGGCCGTCTTCATATTCTTGGGGAGATGGCCAAGGTTATCGATCAGCCGCGTAAGGAAATGTCTGAATGGGCGCCCAGCATCATCACCATGCACATCGATCCCGAGAAGATTCGCGATGTCATCGGTAAAGGCGGCAGCGTTATTCGCCAGATTACCGAAGAGACGGGCGCCACTATCGATATCGAAAACGATGGCACGATCAAGATTGCTTCCGTTGAAGGTCTTTCCGGCCAGGAGGCTCGCAGGCGGATCGAACTGATCACCGCCGAGGTCGAGGTTGGCAAGATCTATGATGGCAAGGTGGCCCGGTTGATGGACTTCGGGGCGTTTGTCACGATTCTGCCGGGCAAAGACGGCTTGGTGCACATCTCCCAGATCTCGGAAGAGCGCGTCGAAAAAGTCAGCGACAAGTTGTCCGAAGGTGACAATATCCGGGTCAAGGTACTCGAGGTGGATCGCCAGGGCCGCGTTCGCCTGAGCATGCGTAACCTGGATGCTGAATAG